The Musa acuminata AAA Group cultivar baxijiao chromosome BXJ1-8, Cavendish_Baxijiao_AAA, whole genome shotgun sequence genomic sequence TaagtaatttaatttaattattgggtaacattatgaaataaatattttataggtaTTATTCTCATTTACTATTGTAGTTGTTTAATGATCATTTCATCATTTTATTAATCTATAAAAAACGATATCATTATTGGTATAGTGATTGCAtgattattttatcatttatgtaACTATAAAATTTGATAATCTGAACTATAAAGAGGAAATAACTTTAACAGTATTCCTTTATTCTGTAcacatcaattttattttataaaaaataaaaaaaatgctacTTTGCACAGTATTCACTCCCTATTCTCAGTTTAGCTTAAGAAAAAAAtctgacaaagaaaaaaaaataattctatAAAAAACAGTTATTTTCTATAATTTAATGTTATGTTAGAGTTTTacagaatctaaaatccatttctTGTAAGAGTACATGTCTTACATAATCCAAAAATCTGTTCAgcttaaagatttaaatactcttcATTTTAAGATTTTAACTTTTGATCTTTTAGTAATGATGTTTAAATTATTACAATGTAAGATAATAGTtgcatttgatttattttaattctaaagCTATACTTAATAGTAATGTTTCTATATAAGTTTTCCAAATTTTACAGTTCGGTGACTCATTTTGTTTTCTAACTTGGTTATGTTTTATCACACATTCAAACTTATCACATATCAAATTTTAGATTAAcagtaaatttattttatatttagaacCAACTatctataaaattttattttatataattcaataaataatatttgttaattatcatataattatatttatattatattatattatattattaccaaaaattatttatgaaatcTATTTGCCCTAAACGaacattataataaatattttaaagtgTGAAATAAAAAGTCTATTATTCAACTTGCGTTTCTACTCCAATAAATCAAGATTTGTAATAATAAAAACTTATGAATGAACGTTGACTCCCGTCAATGTTGCAgaaccacctcctcctcccatgAAGGATGGTGCTGCCATCAACACTGCCTGCTCTTCCTTCTTGCCACAGACTTCACGAACTCAGCGTCCGATTAGTGCCACTTGTGCTAGTACGTTCGCAGAGCATGCTCTCGCTGGCACACGGTTGTCGACGCAGCCCAGAACTCATGGCTCATCATAACCGAGAAGGATAAGGTTAGGGTTTCAGTTGCAGCGAGAGAGATTAGAAATAGGAGTGGATGTTCTATAGCTCAAAAGGCATGACTATTAAACCTCAAatgatgatgaagatatgctgtgGCATCATGTTCTATTGCTCGATATGATTATTAGACCTCACTTTTGATTCTTCCTCTTCTTACTTGACAAGTCAAAAGAAAGAATTTGGATTTAGCAGATGTAGATATGCGGTCGACTTATTCAGGGGCGTCATCACTGCTGTGTCCTTTGATCTGTTGCCGGCGGTGAAAGATCAGACTAGTGTCGAGAGCAGAAGAATTGTCACCATGGAGTTGACCACACAGGTAGGTTTAGATACGAGTTTGGTGACACAGCTATGGGGGAAGAACATGAGGCCTGCATGATTAAGGACGGAATGTGTTACGACCTTCACACACGCTGCAAATCTGCAACCTGTGATGAGCAGCACTTCCTGGAAAAGGCATCTGATCTCGGATATTATCTCCAATTTTTAGTGAGGACGAAGCAAAGAAAACTCTCTCAGTAGATCCACGTTTGGTACGTGTTGGCTCATCCAAACCTGAACTACCGGTATCCCCCACACCGTCCGCCATCCCTTCGATTACTTAGTCCCAACTTCCAAACCACTCATGACGATGATACCATCTTAATCCATTCGAACGCCTCCATGCTTCGTTTCATGCATACGATAGCATGTAGCTTAACACCCTTACCTACTTACTCTTACCTATATTTTTCTGCCACATGACCTGTATCAGCGATTCGTACCCCATGTCGCTTTCAGTTATCGTTCCTCTGCTATAAATAGAGTTATGAAGAGATGGGATCGAGTGGCACGAATGAAGGCACGCACCGCTTAGTCCGCCGCTACGAAGCAACAGTGGAACGCCTCGCTTCTCCACAGCTCTTCTTGGGTGTTGGGGTCACGCACACGATATCCCCGTGGATACCGTAACAGCGCGCTGCTATTTCGCCGTTTAGTCGCCGTCCCCGCTATCCTTATAAGAAGAGGGGATAGCCGAGCGGTGCGATGACCCGATTCGTGGAGAAGATATCCTTGTTCGACCGGCGATCATCACCGATGGCGGAGGCCGAGGACATCGCCTGCGACGGCCTGCTCGTCCACCACCACCCCCTGGCACCCGCCACCACCGACGCCCAAGCGGTCACCTTCGGTCAGCTCTTCAAGCACGTCGGCGACGCCCACAGCGGAGAGGGGGACGACGGTGATGTGGCCCCGCCGCCCCATCATGCCCTTGAACTCGACGAATTCTCCGCCGGAGCCGGCGGAGGTGACCACTTGGGCTCCCGTCCACCCACTTTCGTGCTCGCCTTCACGAATCTCTCGTACAGCGTGAAGAGGCCCAGGAAGATGTCCTTGTTCCGGAGGAACCGCCTCGCCACGGATCCTGTCGCCGCACTCCCGCCGCCGGAAGCGTTCTCGAGAACCAAGACGCTGTTGAATTCCATCTCCGGCGAGGCGAGGGAAGGTGAGATCTTCGCGGTGCTGGGGGCGAGCGGCTCCGGCAAGTCCACCCTGATCGACGCGCTCGCGAACCGCATCGTGAGGGACAGCCTGCAGGGCTCCATCACCCTCAACGGCGAGAAACTCGATGGGCGGCTGCTGAAGGTGATCTCCGCCTACGTGATGCAGGACGACCTCCTGTACCCCATGCTCACCGTGGAGGAGACCTTGATGTTCTCCGCCGAGTTCCGGCTGCCCCGCTCGCTCTCTGTTTCGAAGAAGAAGAGCCGGGTGCAAGCGCTCATCGACCAGCTCGGCCTCCGGTCCGCCGCCAAGACCATCATCGGCGACGAGATCCACCGCGGCGTATCCGGAGGCGAGCGCCGGCGGGTGTCGATCGGCATCGACATCATCCACGACCCGATCATCCTCTTCCTTGACGAGCCCACGTCGGGACTCGACTCCACCAGCGCGTTCATGGTGGTCAAAGTGTTGCAACGGATTGCTCACAGCGGGAGCATCGTGATCATGTCGGTGCACCAGCCGAGCTACCGGATCCTCTGCCTCCTGGATCGCCTGCTCTTCCTCTCCCGCGGCCAGACAGTGTACAGTGGACCGCCGGAGGGTCTTCACCGGTTCTTCTCCGACTTCGGCCACCCGATCCCGGACAACGAGAACCCCACCGAGTTCGCGCTCGACCTCATCCGGGAGCTCGAGGGCACTCCGGCCGGTGCAAGGTCCCTCGTCGAGTTCAACAAGTCGCGCCAGGACGAACAACCGGCCCTGGTCCCTGCCGCAAGGTCATCTCTCTCTCTGAACGATGCCATCGGCGCCAGCATCTCGCGCGGCAAGCTCGTGTCGGGCACGACCGAGGGGACGACGTCGGCCTCGTCGGTCCAGAAGTACGCCAATCCATTCTGGATCGAGATGGGCGTGCTCACCAAGCGATCCTTCACCAACTCGAAGCGGATGCCGGAGCTGTTCGCTATCCGCCTCGCCGCGGTGCTCCTTACCGGATTCATCCTGGCCACCATCTTCTGGCGCCTCGACAACTCGCCCAAGGGCGTTCAGGAACGGCTCGGATTCTTCGCCATAGCCATGTCCACCATGTTCTATACGTGCGCCGACGCACTCCCCATCTTCCTCCAGGAGCGCAACATCTTCATGAGGGAGACAGCCTACAACGCGTACCGCCGCTCGTCCTACGTCCTCTCGCACGCCATCGTCGGCTTCCCGCCGTTGATCCTCCTCTCCGTCGCCTTCGCCTTGACCACCTACTTCGCCGTCGGCCTGGCGGGGGGCATGCAGGGCTTCGTCTTCTTCGTGCTGATCATCCTGGCCTCGTTCTGGGCGGGCAGCGGGTTCGTGACGTTCCTTTCCGGCGTGGTGACACACGTCATGTTAGGCTACACCGTCGTCGTCGCGATCCTGGCCTACTTCCTGCTCTTCAGTGGCTTCTTCATCAACAGAGACCGCATCCACGACTACTGGATCTGGTTCCACTACCTATCCCTGGTCAAGTACCCCTACGAAGCAGTGATGCAGAACGAGTTCGACGACCGGCACAAGTGCTTCGCCAGAGGCGTTCAGATGTTCGACAACACGCCGCTGGGGGTCTTGCCGGACGCGATCAAGCTGAGGGTGCTCGAATCCATGAGCAACTCCTTAGGGGTGAACATAACCAGCCGCACATGCATCACCACCGGCACCGACATACTGAAGCAGCAGAGCATCACTCAGCTCAGCAAGTGGGACTGCCTGTGGGTGACAGTTGCATGGGGATTCCTGTTCAGGTTCCTCTTCTACATCAGCCTCCTGCTGGGGAGCCGGAACAAGAGGAGGTAAAGCGACAGAGCGAGAGCTACAGCACTGCGACTATCTCCTTTTGTATGaagcttctctttcttcttcttcttcttcttttttgttgttgtgtTAATGTTGGAGATGAACTAATTGTGATCTGTAAGTTAAATATCCACATCTTCTCCCTCTTCTACTTTGTTCACGGTTGTTCCTTTAGTTCTTCGATCTCCTCGGCGCTACAGATGGTGGTGTGTTCTTCGGAGGGGTTTGATGAGTTTGTTGGATCACGGCGGATTTGTGGGCATGGACAGCTAAGATTCTGG encodes the following:
- the LOC103994054 gene encoding ABC transporter G family member 5, with translation MTRFVEKISLFDRRSSPMAEAEDIACDGLLVHHHPLAPATTDAQAVTFGQLFKHVGDAHSGEGDDGDVAPPPHHALELDEFSAGAGGGDHLGSRPPTFVLAFTNLSYSVKRPRKMSLFRRNRLATDPVAALPPPEAFSRTKTLLNSISGEAREGEIFAVLGASGSGKSTLIDALANRIVRDSLQGSITLNGEKLDGRLLKVISAYVMQDDLLYPMLTVEETLMFSAEFRLPRSLSVSKKKSRVQALIDQLGLRSAAKTIIGDEIHRGVSGGERRRVSIGIDIIHDPIILFLDEPTSGLDSTSAFMVVKVLQRIAHSGSIVIMSVHQPSYRILCLLDRLLFLSRGQTVYSGPPEGLHRFFSDFGHPIPDNENPTEFALDLIRELEGTPAGARSLVEFNKSRQDEQPALVPAARSSLSLNDAIGASISRGKLVSGTTEGTTSASSVQKYANPFWIEMGVLTKRSFTNSKRMPELFAIRLAAVLLTGFILATIFWRLDNSPKGVQERLGFFAIAMSTMFYTCADALPIFLQERNIFMRETAYNAYRRSSYVLSHAIVGFPPLILLSVAFALTTYFAVGLAGGMQGFVFFVLIILASFWAGSGFVTFLSGVVTHVMLGYTVVVAILAYFLLFSGFFINRDRIHDYWIWFHYLSLVKYPYEAVMQNEFDDRHKCFARGVQMFDNTPLGVLPDAIKLRVLESMSNSLGVNITSRTCITTGTDILKQQSITQLSKWDCLWVTVAWGFLFRFLFYISLLLGSRNKRR